Below is a genomic region from Roseovarius arcticus.
CCGCAAGCGTATTTTCGATGATTGCCGGCGCGATCATGCTCGTCGGCGCGGCAATAGGAGGGAATGATCCCCTGCGTCCGCTGGATCGGCTGCGAGCCTCGGCGGAAACCGCAAAACATCCGATAGAATTCGTAGCGGCCACAACAATGCAATCGCTTCAGACGGTTTTGGCCGCCAGCCCGAAAACGCCGACGCTCGTCTACGTTACTGCGGATTGGTGCGTGACCTGCCGGGTCATCGAGCGGGAGGTATGGACCAATGCGACCGTTCAGACTGCGCTTTCGGAAATGAGCGTGATTGCCGCCGATGTCTCAGATTTCGGAGCGGAAGGCCAAGCCATGCTTGACCAGTTGGGTGCTGTCGGTCCGCCGACAATGATCTTCTTGACCCGCGAAAGTGTCGAAGTGCCAAACACGCGCATTGTCGGTGATACGAATGCAGAAGACGTCGTGGCATCAGCCGAGGCACTCCGATGAACGCGATTGCAATTGGTCCACTCATCTTCTCGAATGATCGCTTTATCGCGATCCTCTCAATTGCCGCGTTTCTACTCGTCTCAGAGTTTTTTGCTTGGCGTCGTCCGGATACTGCCAAGGCTATCCGAAGGTGGTCAATGATCACCGTCGTGACATGGATCGTCGCGGCACGTCTGGGATTCGTGATCAGCAACTTCGACGTGTTTGCAGAGGAACCGTTGAGTGTTTTTGCGCTGTGGCAAGGCGGCTTCGACACACGCGCAGGTACATTCGGTCTTGGCGTTACGATCTTTTTAGGGATGCTGCTGACGCCGAGTGTCGTGAAGCCGATCGCTGTTTCGCTGCTATTGGGAGGGATGACTTTCCAGACTGCCGGATTTTTGCTTCCGTATGAACCAAGGGGCCGGATACCGTCTGTCTCCTTCGCCGATTTGGAAGGCAATGAGATTGGTTTGGCCCGAGATGACGGCAAGCCTCTGGTGTTGAACCTTTGGGCAACCTGGTGTCCGCCGTGCCGACGCGAAATGCCGATGATGGTGCGAGTTGCAGCGGCGCAGGAGAACGTCGCGTTCATATTTGCCAACCAAGGCGAGCATGAAGAAACCGTACAATCTTACTTGAGATACAACGGTTTACCTATTGAGGGGATGGTTCAAGACCCAGATTCAACGCTTTTGGCCAAGTTTGGAATGCTGGGTTTGCCCAGTACGCTGTTTTTTTCGGCAGATGGGCAGTTAAAGGCCGTCCATACCGGAGAGATTTCTCGTGCTGCGTTATTGGCACAGATCAAGGAACTGGAAGGCGAGAGTGATGAGGATTGAGACGCTCAGTTCGAACCCGATTGTGGCGCTTTTCCCTCTACCAGTCCTTGCCGCCTGCGCAAAACCCACCGTAATTGCTCCGACGACTGTGCCGCGGGAAAAGACCCAAGCTGCTTTGGAATTTTCGACGATGTACCGTTCGCTCGAAGATCGGGGCGAGACGATTTTAGATCTCTCCGGTTCAGATTCTTTCCGAACGGAACAAGCGGCGGCAGGTGAAATTCTGGACCAAGGGAAAGCCCGGAATGGTCGTGGTCGATCCCTTTGCGCGCTTTGCGTATCTCGTGACGTCATGACTATGCGATGCGGTACGCCGTTTCCGTCGGGGATCAGAGCGTGGATTTCCCAGAACCGGCGACATCCCCTTTAAGCCGTGAATGGCCACGTTGGACGCCCACGCAGAACTGGATGAACAAACCACTCAAAATCAGGGTGAAACTTTCACGAAGATCGGAGAACAAGCATGACACGTATTAACCGCCGAAACGCGCTGATCGGAACAGCGGTCACAAGCCTCTTTGCAACGGCCGGCATCTCTTTGTGGCCAAGTGGATCAGGTGCCCAAGCGCAGGAACTAACTGTCGACGAGGTGCTTTTCGATCCCGCGAATCCCGTTTTGGGAAACAAGGAAGGCAACATTACGATCGTCGAGTTTTTCGATTATCAATGCCCATATTGCAAGGCGAACCACCCCATCCTCACTGATTTGGTTGAAACAGACGGGAACATCCGGCTGGTCATGAAGGATTGGCCGATCTTCGGAGCGCCGTCTATTACCGCGAGCCAACTTGCACTCGGAGCGGCGTCGCTGGGGCAATACGAAATTGCCAACGAAGCACTTATGGAGACGGAGGGGCGCCTGTCAAACGAGCTGATCCGTGACGCACTGGTTAAGGCAGGCCTAAATGTAGCTGCGTTGCAGAACGGCTACCGGAATGCCCGCGACAAGTGGGACGGGCTGATGACACGCAACAGCAGGCAAGCAGCGCAGCTAGGTCTGCAGGGCACGCCAGCCTTCATCATCGGCACAACGATCTATCCTGGATCGTTGGACGCGGGTGCGCTGCGCGATGCCGTAGAGCGCGGCCGGGCCTGATCTCGGGCCTTAAGGTTCGATTAAGGCACAATCGGTTTAACCGGGGAAACGGCAAAGATTTCTGCAATGAGGAGAGCACAATGAAAACCCTGATAACACGACGCCGCGCCCTGATGTCTGGTATTGCCATGGCCGGCACAATCGCGGCACCCGGTATCTTGCAAGCCCAGTCAGTCCCAGCCACACACAGGCGCAATACTTCAAGTTTCGTAACCCAGAACTGGCAGGATCATTTCGACACCCTCGGTGTCGCCACGATCGTCGCTGATACGGAGTCCCGAGCGCTGCACTACTGGAGTGGCGATGGACAGGACTATCGCGTGTATCCGACGTCCGTCCCAATTTCTGAGGAACTCACCAAACGAGGATACACAAAGATTGTGCGTAAGAAGGTCGGCCCAGATTGGACCCCGACGGCCTCTATGATGGAGCGCTTTCCGGAGTATCGCTATATGCCTCCCGGACCCGAGAACCCGCTGGGCACCCACGCCATGTATCTGAGCTGGCCCGCCTACATCATTCACGGCACCCATGACACCCGAAAAATCGGTCGTGCTTCTTCGGACGGCTGTATTGGACTGTATAATGAGATGATTGCGCAGCTGTTCCTGATCTCGCCAGTCGGCACTCAAGTAAGGATCATCTAGGCCCGTTCTCGCAGCCCAGACCCGCCAATGGCCGACTCATCTACTGCGGCAACGGCGGGTCAACCCCAGCAGAACACTTAGGACGCGCCTTTTCCGACGAGGCGCCTGTCTCGCAAGATCAATGGCCTACATACAGCATGGGCGAAACAAATTGGTGGTCCGCTCAAAGTGCATTCTCTCTACTCTGCAATCCAGTGGGGGGAGCACTTCGAGCAAATACCAAAGGTTTTGCTGTCTGTGTTCGCTATTACGTGACTTCGTCACCGCAAACATAGTGTTGCTGTTATCCTCGCAAACTTTCCATCTGGATGAGGGATCTTTGCGGGGCGGGTCAAAAGGAATACGTTGCACGGCGCACAGCTCAAGGTCATCCAAAGCCAAAAGCCATCCGACGCCTGAAACCATGTATTGGTCGTGAAAACTTCAACATCGCGCGCCGCCACAAACAGATCAATCGGACCTAGGTCACGCCAGATCCTGTCCAAGTCATGGGGAGTATCTCAAGCCGCAATCAACAGATCAGGGCGCAACAACATGACGTGATGTGCATCACGAAGGGCGATGACCCCCGCTTTGCGCAATTGCGTGAAACTGCGGCTGACCGTTTCAGTTGTCAGGCCCAGATAGTCAGCGATGTCGCAGCGCGGCATTGGGACATGTACTTCGCTATTACCGTCCATATCGTTTGCCTCGCGCGCGGCAAGTTCAATCAAAAAAGCCGCAACTTTGTCCACCGCACTTTTGCGACCCAGCATCATGAAGTGCTTTTGCAAGGTTGTGATATGATGCAATGCTGCGGCGACAAGCCGGTTGTGCAGTTCGGGGTTCATCCCGATGACGCCGAGCGCGTCATGCCGATAGGCGACGACATTCCCGTCAGTGATCGCTTCACAGTTGATATGTTGGACACCATCTTCACTGAACCCAATCATGTCACCGGGATAGGCAAATCCGATGATCTGACGACTGCCAGTTTCTCCTATGTGCACCAGACGCATGACCCCGCGCGCGACGTCAAAGACAAAATCGGCATCATCCCCTTGATGGAAAAGATGTTGGCCGGCGCGCAGCTTGCGTTGAGCCGGACCATGACGCCCTGGACGGGTTGCGCACAGGCGCGATTTTTGAGCCGTGATATTTGAATGCAGCATGATTGTCCCCCGGTTCAAGTGAAAGCCCAAGGTGCCGCCGATTTGTAACGGGCCATTCATTTGCTGTGTAACATTTTGTAATCCTCTGTATTCTCCACCGAAATCAGCGTGAAATTGCCGGTTGGGGGGGCTTAACGATTCAGGAGATGTGATGACCGTCAATCAAATCCTTGTCGTTGACGACGACCCAAAAATGTGCACGCTGCTCCGCCGCACCCTTGAAAGCGAAGGTTTTGTGGTCTTCGAGGCCGATTGTGAGGCTGAAGCGTTGCAAACAATGGATGAAAACGCCATCAGCCTGATCTCGCTTGATCTGAACCTTGGGCATGAAAACGGCTTTGCGATCGCACGCGCCATTCGCCGGATATCTAGCGTGCCAATCATCATGGTCACCGCCAAGGATGATGTGATCGACCGTGTGGCCGGACTCGAGGCTGGTGCAGATGACTATATCACCAAGCCGTTTCACCCACGCGAGGTAATTGCAAGGGTGCGGGCAGTCTTGCGGCGATCACCGTCGCAACCTCTTGATGCTGATCCCGGAGGAACCGCCACCGCCCCGGTCGAGAGGTCCGGCGAAGCCGGAGCTGTTGTGCTGTCTTTTGACGAACTAACCGCGTATCCAGAGAGCTTTGAGTTGATCTGTAGAGATGGGTCTTTGGCAGACCTGACCAATGGCGAATTCAGACTACTGCAAGTCTTTTTCGAGAACCCCAAAAGGATCCTGTCACGCGAGCGGATCATGGATCTTTTGAACGGAACAGAGTGGACGCCGCTAGATCGGGCCATCGACAATCAGGTAGCGCGTCTGCGCCGCAAAATTGAACGTGACCCCGCCAAGCCTGTCTTGATCAAAACAGTGCGTGGGATCGGGTACATGTTCAGCGCAACCGTTGTTTCGCAATAAAGATGAATCGTCACGCGGTGTTCGAATTTAACAGTTTACCAAGCATCTGTGCCAGCTGGTTTTGATGATAGGGCTTCTTCAGGATCGGGAATTGGTTTTTGTCAGTCGGATCATCGGACAGCAGACTTTCGGAAAAGCCGGTCGTCAGCAGTACCCCGATGTCTGGTCGGGTCGCTTGTACATGCCGGGCAAGCGCGCGCCCGTCCATCTCTCCGGGCATGGCAATATCGGTGAAAAGCACGTCGATCCGCACGCCACTTTCGATGATATTTATAGCTGTCTTGGCATCGGAGGCTTCGATCACTAGATGCCCAAGCTCCTGCACACGAGTTATAGTCAGATTGCGTAGCCTGTCGTCATCCTCGACCACCAGAATAGTCTGACCCGACGAGCGTTCGGGCGCATGCGAAGTGTCGGCCCGGCTGGGGGCGGCAGTGGATAAAGGCAGATACAGGTGAATGGTCGTCCCACTGCCAAGGGCTGTCTCGACATCCGTCTGGCCGCCCGACTGATGAATAAACCCGTGCACCATCGCAAGGCCAAGGCCGGTACCATGGCCCACCGCCTTGGTAGTAAAGAATGGATCGAACACCTGTCTGGCCGTTTCCGTATCCATCCCAGCGCCGGTATCATGCACCGATATCTGCACGTACTTGCCGGGGTCCGCCCGCATGGACCGCAACAACCGGTTGGTTGAGGTCGATGTCAGGGCTGTCTCAAAGGTTAGCACGCCGCCCCGCGGCATCGCATCCTGCGCATTCAAAGCAAGGTTCAGCATCGCCGTTTGCAATCGGGCTGGATCAGCGAGAACATGAACAGGATCGTGTGCCAGTTGCGATTTGATCTGAATGCCCGGATTGAGCGTGTGGCGCAGCAGCCTGATTGCGCGTTCAATTTCCGCGTTGATGTCAATCGTCACAGGCTCAAGAATACTGCGCCGCGCAAAGGCGAGCAAATGCCCGGTCAGTTCCGCGCCAAGCTCAACAGATTCCAGAGCGTCTTGCAGCATGCCCAACTGGCCTTCGTCCGTCAATTTGGGCCGCAGCAATTCCAAATTCCCGATGGCAATGGTCAGTAGATTGTTGAAGTCGTGCGCAAATCCACCCGTCAGCTGCCCAATCGCCTCCATCCGGCTTGCTTGGTTCAGCGCATTCTCGGCCTGCTTGCGTTCGGTGATGTCATGCATCATCGCGATAAAGAGCATCTCGCCGTCAAGGTCGATATGACCCAGTGTGACGTGCAGGGGAAATACGCTGCCGTCATCGCGCATCCCCTCAATTTCGCGGCCGTGGGCCTTGATGTGCGGCTTGCCGGTTTCAAGGTAACGCTCGACGATGTTGTCATGTTCGGAGCGCACGGCCGGCGGCATTAGTCTGTTGATGCTTTCCCCGACCAACGCACCGTCTTCGTGTCCGAAAATATGGGACGCGGCCGCATTGATCCGCAGAATGATGCCGTTTGCATCAGATACAATAATGGCGTCGATCATTGACGAGGCCATCAAGGCATTCAGCAGGGCCGCATCGCGGTGCAATTTGTCAGAAATCTTGCTCGGATAATTTGGCAAGCTGACCTGTTCGTCAATGGATAAGGTCATGCTATCGGCCGCCATTCGCATGACCCTGAGGCAGCCCGTTCTGTAATCCAAAGTCCTGCAACACACTTAGATATGACATCAGGTCGGTCAGGCTGATGACCCCGATGAGGCGTTGGTCACGAGCAACAAGGTATTTGCGCCGACCGGTGTCTGTCATGCGCTGCAACAGATCGGTTGTAGCCAGATCGGGATGCACCGTATTTTCGGGAGTTGCGGGTTCATAAATATCTCCGACCTGCACATTGCCCCAATTGTCGCGCGCGATGGATCGTAGCATCGCGGAATCCAGATATCCCAATAGCTGATCGCCATCGACCACGGGCACGAAGGTAAATGTTTTGGGTAACATCAATTCCGCAACAAGCGCCTCAATTGTTGTGTCAACGTCGACGGTTTGCGGGTTTGAGGTCATCATGTCGCTCACGGTTTTGCCCTGGAGGGCAATGCGCAGCTGCATTTGCCGAAGCGTGGTGCGGGCCGCCATTTGCAGGTAAAGCCCAATCAGGACCAACCATAAACCCCCGGTGGCTATGCCGTTGAACAAAGACAGCAACCCCATCGCAATCATGCCGATGGCAAAAAAACTGGCCACCTTGGATGCCACCTGTGTTGCGCGAACAACATCGCCAAACCAATACCAAAGCGCTGCACGAAACACACGCCCGCCATCAAGCGGAAAGGCCGGAACAAGGTTGAATAGGGCCAACAGCAGATTTATCATGGCAAGATAGCCAAGAAGCGCGCTTAGAGCGGGTGACAGGCTGGCCGCATCGACTAGCCGCAAAATTAACCACGCAAGGCCTGCCAAGGCAAAGCTCATAGTCGGCCCCGCCACAGCAATCCAGAATTCTGATTGTGCGGTAGCCGGTTCTTCGTCCAGTTCGGCAACCCCGCCGAACAAAAAGAGGGTTATCCCTCCAACATGTAGATCAAACCGGCGCGCCACCAGCGAATGTGCCAGCTCGTGCAGGATCAGGCAGGCGAATAGCCCGAGCATGGCGGCGACTGCCAACGCGATATAATCCAGATTGCCCAGCCCTGCGACCTGCGCCGGAAAGTAGCTGCCAGACAGGCTCCAAATGATCAGAACGGCCAGTATCAGCCAGCTTGGATCCAGTTTGATTTCAAAGCCGAAGATCTCGAATATTCGGTGGGAGCGAGAAAACATCTGAGCCTCATCCAGTTCCTGTTCGGGGTTTTGCAGATCCAGACAGCGCGCCAATCGCTTCTGCGAAAGTGTTGGTCGGGTCGCCGGATGCGTCTATAAACCGCCAATTTGAAGGGGGATTCAAACACTGGGCCTGACGGTGAACGACCGTTGCATCGGCATCTGAAGCGTCGTGGTTGCGCGCGCCGACTCGTGCCTGAAGAACGGGAGTGTCCGCCGAAAGCCAAAGACCCGAGAAACCTGCGCCTGTCTGTCCGGCAAGTTCACTCAAAGTTTTTCGCTCATCTTCAGATAGCCATGTGGCGTCCATCACCACACTATGCCCGGCCATCAATGCCGCGTATGCCTTGATGCGCATGACGTCATATACGCGCCTGCTGATTTCGCTGCCGTAGGCCCGCGGGGGCAACCGGGTCAGGGGCGGCACACCGAAAAGCGCCTTGCGCTCAAGATCACTGCGGAGATGCACGGCACCGGGGGCGGCCCCAATCTGTGGACATAAGGATTTCGCGAGGACGGTCTTACCAGTGCCCGAAGCCCCGCCAACAGCGATCAATTGCGCCGGCGCAGGGGCGAGATAGTCAAGTGCTTCAGACATGTACTTACGCGCCCCCGGCAAAAGCGCCGGATCGTCCGGATTTACGCGCGTCGTTTGGACGACGACCATCGCACGAATTGCAGCACGGATACTTTGGAACAATGGCAGCAGCGACAGACCCGCATAGTTGCCCCCTTGGTGGTCACCGCCCGGCGCATAAAACAGATAGCTGTTTAGCGTGATATTCGCTGCCCGCGGCAACTCCGCGTGCCTGAGGTCCATCAGCAGAAATGCCAGATCGTAAAGCACATCGCTGGTGCCGAGGGTTTCGTCGAATTCCAGCGCATCAAAGGGCGTCGGCACACCGTCGATGAGCACGATGTTGCGCAGATGCAGATCGCCATGGCAGCGCCGGACATGACCCGCGTCAGCGCGGGCGTTCAAGCTGGCCACCGCGCGGCGATATGCGCCGTCGCTGATGGTGTGAAACCGATCATTTTGCGCGCCATCAAGATGATCTGTCATGGTGGCAAAAGAACTGTTTAGCTCATCAAGAATTGCGCCGATCAGATCGGCTCCGGAAACATCAGCGCAGACCTTGTTTTGCGCATGATACTGGGCAACGACTTCGCCCAGTCTTTCGGCTACTTGGTCGTCAAGCGCACCGCGCGCGGCCACCTTGTCTAATTCGTCGTCGGTATCGAAGCGCTGCATCCGCAACACCCATTCCACCACTTCGCCTTCACCGCCCAAATGCAACTGGCCATCGGCGTCACGGGTCAAGGCAATGACATCGCGGTAAATCGAAGGGGCCGTGGGCGCGTTCAGCTCTAACTCTCGCAGCAGCATCTCGTGACGTTTTTGCAGGGTAGAGAAATCGAGGTAGTTGTACCGTACATCGCGCTTGATCTTGTAGGCATAGCTGCCGCAGAGAAAAACCAATGCGCCGTGAGTGCGAACGGTCTCGACGGCTTCGTGCCCCGGCAGGTTTCTGCTGTCCGAGAGAAATGCGATTACTTCGTCTTGTGAAGGTTTGCGCATTTGAAACACCTTTTGTCTTTGTGTGTTTTGCACGCCTATCTGTAAATCGCATGGAAGGCGTCGTCACAAACACTCTGGAGCTTTCTTCCGGCGTGCGGTTGATGATTATCAATATAGTTTGGCTTTTTGTCTCGCGGAATGGTGCTGTTGTCAGGCCCCAGTGATCGGAGTGCCGGAGCATCGGGATACAGCAAAAAGAAGACCAGACATGGCGGCGACAGCACTTGAATCTAAATCCAAAGACCATCCGAACTCGTCAGAGTAAGAAGACGAAATTCGCGCTGAAATGGCAGAAATCCAGCGCGATGCCGCGCTATTTTTCAAATCGTTTGGTGACTGTGGCAAGGCTTGCTGCGGAACCGATCCGGCGACTTGATCGTGGGCACTGGCGCCGCCATTGATGTGATGAGTTTCGCAGCACATCAGCAAGCAGGCGAGGGATAACCGCACCGTTTCGCCACGCTTTTACTTAGCGAGTAGAACTGGCAGCGTTGCCTTCTCCATCAACTCGTGGGTCACAGCGCCAATGACAAAATCATAGGTCCGGGAATGACCGAAGGCTCCGGTGACGACTGTGTCGCAACCCCGCTCAAAGGCATGGCGCAAAAGCGTCGCGGCGATCCCTTCTGCATCTGCCGAACTGGTTATGAGTTCTGTCTTGATCCTGTGGCGGTCGATTGCCGCAGCCAAATCGCGCCGCGCCGATGGGCCTGCAGCGCTATCCTGGCTGTCGTGCCCAACATAAAGGATGTCCACTTGCGCGTCTGGTTTTGCAAGGGTCATTGCATCGTGCACAGCACGGGCAGCTTCGTCCGTATCGCTCCACCCGAACAAAAAGTGCTGACCGATTGATTCGATAACGTGACCTCGTGGAACCATTAAGACTGGCCGCCCTGACTGGCGGATGACGTTCTCATAAAGAGCAGTTTCGTTGCGCCGGTTCTCGCCAGTGTCCGGTTGACCGATCATCACCAGATCAGCGTTGCGCGCGATGCCGGTTAGAAAACTGGCCGCATCCGTCGTCCGTACGTCCTGTGTGCGCCATTCGGCAACGAAGTCTTCTACCCGCGTCAGCCGATCAAACGTGGCTTTGATGGCGGCGGTCTCCTCGATCTGCCAGTCGTAGAACATTGGGCCTGACAGATCAGACACCATGCCGTCTACTGAAACATATGGCAAATTAGCCTCGACCGGATGCACGCCGATAAGATGAGATCCGTATGTATTCGCAACGGCGCAGGCCGCAGGGACAAGCCACTCCGCAT
It encodes:
- a CDS encoding L,D-transpeptidase — its product is MKTLITRRRALMSGIAMAGTIAAPGILQAQSVPATHRRNTSSFVTQNWQDHFDTLGVATIVADTESRALHYWSGDGQDYRVYPTSVPISEELTKRGYTKIVRKKVGPDWTPTASMMERFPEYRYMPPGPENPLGTHAMYLSWPAYIIHGTHDTRKIGRASSDGCIGLYNEMIAQLFLISPVGTQVRII
- a CDS encoding response regulator; this translates as MTVNQILVVDDDPKMCTLLRRTLESEGFVVFEADCEAEALQTMDENAISLISLDLNLGHENGFAIARAIRRISSVPIIMVTAKDDVIDRVAGLEAGADDYITKPFHPREVIARVRAVLRRSPSQPLDADPGGTATAPVERSGEAGAVVLSFDELTAYPESFELICRDGSLADLTNGEFRLLQVFFENPKRILSRERIMDLLNGTEWTPLDRAIDNQVARLRRKIERDPAKPVLIKTVRGIGYMFSATVVSQ
- a CDS encoding AAA family ATPase; protein product: MRKPSQDEVIAFLSDSRNLPGHEAVETVRTHGALVFLCGSYAYKIKRDVRYNYLDFSTLQKRHEMLLRELELNAPTAPSIYRDVIALTRDADGQLHLGGEGEVVEWVLRMQRFDTDDELDKVAARGALDDQVAERLGEVVAQYHAQNKVCADVSGADLIGAILDELNSSFATMTDHLDGAQNDRFHTISDGAYRRAVASLNARADAGHVRRCHGDLHLRNIVLIDGVPTPFDALEFDETLGTSDVLYDLAFLLMDLRHAELPRAANITLNSYLFYAPGGDHQGGNYAGLSLLPLFQSIRAAIRAMVVVQTTRVNPDDPALLPGARKYMSEALDYLAPAPAQLIAVGGASGTGKTVLAKSLCPQIGAAPGAVHLRSDLERKALFGVPPLTRLPPRAYGSEISRRVYDVMRIKAYAALMAGHSVVMDATWLSEDERKTLSELAGQTGAGFSGLWLSADTPVLQARVGARNHDASDADATVVHRQAQCLNPPSNWRFIDASGDPTNTFAEAIGALSGSAKPRTGTG
- a CDS encoding TlpA disulfide reductase family protein, with product MNAIAIGPLIFSNDRFIAILSIAAFLLVSEFFAWRRPDTAKAIRRWSMITVVTWIVAARLGFVISNFDVFAEEPLSVFALWQGGFDTRAGTFGLGVTIFLGMLLTPSVVKPIAVSLLLGGMTFQTAGFLLPYEPRGRIPSVSFADLEGNEIGLARDDGKPLVLNLWATWCPPCRREMPMMVRVAAAQENVAFIFANQGEHEETVQSYLRYNGLPIEGMVQDPDSTLLAKFGMLGLPSTLFFSADGQLKAVHTGEISRAALLAQIKELEGESDED
- a CDS encoding DsbA family protein; the encoded protein is MTRINRRNALIGTAVTSLFATAGISLWPSGSGAQAQELTVDEVLFDPANPVLGNKEGNITIVEFFDYQCPYCKANHPILTDLVETDGNIRLVMKDWPIFGAPSITASQLALGAASLGQYEIANEALMETEGRLSNELIRDALVKAGLNVAALQNGYRNARDKWDGLMTRNSRQAAQLGLQGTPAFIIGTTIYPGSLDAGALRDAVERGRA
- a CDS encoding universal stress protein: MAIKTIVVGLMTAEDAEWLVPAACAVANTYGSHLIGVHPVEANLPYVSVDGMVSDLSGPMFYDWQIEETAAIKATFDRLTRVEDFVAEWRTQDVRTTDAASFLTGIARNADLVMIGQPDTGENRRNETALYENVIRQSGRPVLMVPRGHVIESIGQHFLFGWSDTDEAARAVHDAMTLAKPDAQVDILYVGHDSQDSAAGPSARRDLAAAIDRHRIKTELITSSADAEGIAATLLRHAFERGCDTVVTGAFGHSRTYDFVIGAVTHELMEKATLPVLLAK
- a CDS encoding site-2 protease family protein — translated: MFSRSHRIFEIFGFEIKLDPSWLILAVLIIWSLSGSYFPAQVAGLGNLDYIALAVAAMLGLFACLILHELAHSLVARRFDLHVGGITLFLFGGVAELDEEPATAQSEFWIAVAGPTMSFALAGLAWLILRLVDAASLSPALSALLGYLAMINLLLALFNLVPAFPLDGGRVFRAALWYWFGDVVRATQVASKVASFFAIGMIAMGLLSLFNGIATGGLWLVLIGLYLQMAARTTLRQMQLRIALQGKTVSDMMTSNPQTVDVDTTIEALVAELMLPKTFTFVPVVDGDQLLGYLDSAMLRSIARDNWGNVQVGDIYEPATPENTVHPDLATTDLLQRMTDTGRRKYLVARDQRLIGVISLTDLMSYLSVLQDFGLQNGLPQGHANGGR
- a CDS encoding PAS domain-containing hybrid sensor histidine kinase/response regulator; amino-acid sequence: MTLSIDEQVSLPNYPSKISDKLHRDAALLNALMASSMIDAIIVSDANGIILRINAAASHIFGHEDGALVGESINRLMPPAVRSEHDNIVERYLETGKPHIKAHGREIEGMRDDGSVFPLHVTLGHIDLDGEMLFIAMMHDITERKQAENALNQASRMEAIGQLTGGFAHDFNNLLTIAIGNLELLRPKLTDEGQLGMLQDALESVELGAELTGHLLAFARRSILEPVTIDINAEIERAIRLLRHTLNPGIQIKSQLAHDPVHVLADPARLQTAMLNLALNAQDAMPRGGVLTFETALTSTSTNRLLRSMRADPGKYVQISVHDTGAGMDTETARQVFDPFFTTKAVGHGTGLGLAMVHGFIHQSGGQTDVETALGSGTTIHLYLPLSTAAPSRADTSHAPERSSGQTILVVEDDDRLRNLTITRVQELGHLVIEASDAKTAINIIESGVRIDVLFTDIAMPGEMDGRALARHVQATRPDIGVLLTTGFSESLLSDDPTDKNQFPILKKPYHQNQLAQMLGKLLNSNTA
- a CDS encoding helix-turn-helix domain-containing protein, with the protein product MTVITSPESLSPPNRQFHADFGGEYRGLQNVTQQMNGPLQIGGTLGFHLNRGTIMLHSNITAQKSRLCATRPGRHGPAQRKLRAGQHLFHQGDDADFVFDVARGVMRLVHIGETGSRQIIGFAYPGDMIGFSEDGVQHINCEAITDGNVVAYRHDALGVIGMNPELHNRLVAAALHHITTLQKHFMMLGRKSAVDKVAAFLIELAAREANDMDGNSEVHVPMPRCDIADYLGLTTETVSRSFTQLRKAGVIALRDAHHVMLLRPDLLIAA